One window of the Luteolibacter sp. Y139 genome contains the following:
- a CDS encoding Ig-like domain-containing protein → MNPTKSFARRALGLTPWCISGLTILTANAAAPVAYDDVIAGKADTQLVLDYLLLNDTDADGNTLSISAVGAPAHGTLTALGGNSYRYTPTAGYAGRDSFTYTVADGTGGTDTGLVTISVNAAYDVEAVRTAILTGVAQLADPTQPGHMSVWGPTAVSISNYAGQNETQPMIAAATLGAGRVVVMPDHQWFNMDNYGSQFNTGTYYQNAINWAAGTTNKGIAIVTVNAACSTWLAAQGYTNVTTTTEANLPTALASANVLVGWLGNNTPAASISAVSNFLSNGGAALLCDYSPGYSWWWGKQKWQIPSAIALREAGLAFVSDDLVWSGPFTTNRADDVMTLDTIVSLMANPGAYTQNQKDLAVVVMQRMLESLDPNDIAYARLNAAFKNAVGAITPTPLAPVTDSFQRTLLSIECSQLAKLAPASMTAHRAALAVSPTAPRVTNATFGLEAPAAAHSEKTIYTPFYAAPGELVTITFPAALSTINLDVRTSHLRSAPGDATSYPVMPAQIINRDVTSTTVQVANPHGGLIQIIVPSNVTWSGTQNITVTGAVQAPYFKLGTTTDAQWVAGIRSRGTPFGVIDSPEATLVVDADKWLRTLSDPEAVITEWNYFCGKVRQFYAYNPGRQLPMHHDFYAAGGVSTYPQSYDLTDEITNSLNLKSSAYALTLHEYGHICDSDNLLFNGFGETNPNLGGKWLQQTERNYAWKQCLAVGRVNRYLTVASDPDLWTEEAHHAVDVKVVPFDILSAQFGPALLKDTVAAMTALSPISTSQGKIDEWVRQLSNRTGYDMTTFFEAWLLPVSASVKTELSGLPDWMPVDRTPESLTLAQDTTVTFENPGSNDFSYDGGLNLTAVSQPAHGVVANLGNGSYTYTPAAGYTGSDSFTYTVTNATGNAFVTTIPVKVVAAANDPKLVAFDGVADGSNWTLVQLDKTYTSMVVVAQPLAGAGAPPLASRIRNASGSSFEIRLDRLDGSATPVGPTGVRYLVVEAGVYNQATHGIKMEAVKYTSTVTDRGGSFTGTTRDFAYTGYDHYFIPAVFGQVMTSNDASWSAFWYQATDNRLTLGKHVGEDPNTTRANETVGYIVMESGSYQFGNYQIQVGGLGFDSYAGLGSLSDSSASHSFPRFPTIHSAQLSADMSVPWGGTDAGKDGYVAMQTVVGGNSLGGYLTEDSLGDAEKTTGEKGGAYLLAHRTGGVPFAKADQGRAISGTSSLLDVLGNDSVTGNPVVNITQPAHGAVVIHTDGKLIYTPTAGYTGPDAFSYTITSGSNTATAPVSLQVIASTAVQAGVTADRFNNITGGSVSNLTSSANYPNSPSTRTVWTSVNSGQNVGDNLGHRIYGVVVAPTTGNYTFWIASDDSSQFSLSTDTDPANAVISASVNGWTNYQGWDENASQMTAVKSLIGGRAYYYEILHKEGGGGDHVSVAWQGPGFARKVLATPDIYTAGENAPTLVAAPANQSMNENAAPLVLNVGGVFVSSDPGDPLTLAVHANNKPTLVGTTLNGSQLTLTRLGFETGTATITLRGTDRTNTLVTASFTVTINDNFPDSDGDGLTDSWEVTNFGSVGAQSGSGDPDGDGLSNAGELAAGTNPNNVDSDGDTFRDGFEAAAGSNPNSNSSTPQGLYAGLASWWRLNETTGSTAADVAGAHTGTVSGAAWATGISGNALNFDGIDDGVLPGTAAALTGSGNFSVSAWVKINPASPLGTVIEQRDPTGYVGEYALNVNASGTVNFMVYGSGGYQFDLTTTGTVNDGQWHHVSGVRNGTSGKVYIDGVEAASGTGTLQALQSFAVSIGYDNRDNNKRFKGLIDDVRIYTRALSATEVSGLRDALVPLPLPWSDSDVGTGITAGSGTYASGTGTYTLSGAGALGSGFLASQNDAFNYVWQTLSGDGEIIAKISSLQDTNTDSRIGVMIRDTLATNSRHVFMGMTDDNDYRWVRRTTAGGTTSTTNSSTGTVPNTWVRLTRVGTTITAYKSTNGTSWTQVGSLSASFATNCYIGLVVASGSATGLNTSQFSNVSVTP, encoded by the coding sequence ATGAACCCCACTAAATCCTTTGCCAGGAGAGCCCTCGGACTGACGCCATGGTGCATCTCCGGCCTTACTATCCTGACGGCAAACGCGGCGGCCCCGGTCGCCTATGACGACGTGATCGCCGGCAAGGCGGACACACAACTCGTCCTCGATTACCTGTTGCTCAACGACACGGATGCTGATGGCAATACGCTGAGCATTTCCGCCGTCGGGGCGCCCGCCCATGGCACTCTAACAGCACTGGGTGGCAATAGCTACCGCTACACGCCCACCGCCGGCTACGCGGGACGGGACAGCTTCACCTACACCGTGGCGGATGGCACGGGCGGGACGGATACCGGGCTGGTGACCATCTCGGTCAATGCGGCTTATGACGTCGAGGCGGTGCGCACCGCGATCCTGACGGGAGTCGCGCAGCTCGCGGATCCCACCCAGCCGGGCCATATGAGCGTGTGGGGCCCCACCGCAGTGAGCATCTCGAACTACGCGGGTCAGAACGAGACCCAGCCGATGATCGCGGCCGCGACGCTCGGGGCCGGACGGGTGGTGGTGATGCCGGACCACCAGTGGTTCAACATGGACAACTACGGGAGCCAGTTCAACACCGGCACCTACTACCAGAACGCCATCAACTGGGCCGCCGGGACGACCAACAAGGGAATCGCGATCGTAACGGTCAATGCGGCGTGTTCGACGTGGCTCGCCGCACAGGGCTACACCAACGTGACCACCACGACGGAGGCAAACTTGCCGACCGCGCTGGCATCCGCGAATGTGCTCGTCGGCTGGCTCGGAAACAACACGCCTGCCGCGTCGATTTCCGCGGTATCCAATTTCCTGAGCAATGGTGGCGCCGCACTGCTTTGCGACTATTCGCCCGGCTACTCCTGGTGGTGGGGCAAGCAGAAGTGGCAGATCCCGTCGGCGATTGCGTTGCGCGAAGCCGGTCTCGCCTTTGTTAGCGATGACCTCGTCTGGTCCGGTCCTTTCACGACCAACCGGGCGGACGACGTGATGACGCTGGATACCATCGTCAGCCTGATGGCGAATCCGGGAGCCTACACCCAGAACCAGAAGGACCTCGCGGTGGTAGTGATGCAGCGGATGCTCGAATCCCTCGATCCCAATGACATCGCCTACGCACGGCTGAATGCCGCCTTCAAGAATGCCGTCGGAGCGATCACGCCCACGCCGCTGGCACCGGTGACCGATTCATTCCAGCGCACGCTACTCAGCATCGAATGCTCGCAGCTCGCCAAGCTGGCGCCCGCATCGATGACTGCTCATCGCGCTGCTCTGGCAGTAAGCCCGACCGCACCGCGCGTGACGAATGCGACCTTCGGCCTGGAGGCACCCGCGGCCGCGCATTCAGAGAAGACGATCTACACGCCCTTCTATGCAGCGCCTGGCGAACTGGTAACGATCACGTTCCCCGCGGCGCTTTCGACCATCAATCTGGACGTGCGCACGAGCCATCTTCGTTCGGCTCCCGGTGACGCGACCAGCTATCCGGTGATGCCCGCTCAGATCATCAATCGGGATGTGACCAGCACCACGGTGCAGGTCGCGAATCCCCACGGCGGCCTCATCCAGATCATCGTGCCGAGCAATGTCACTTGGAGCGGCACCCAGAACATCACCGTCACGGGAGCGGTGCAGGCACCGTATTTCAAGCTGGGCACCACCACCGATGCACAGTGGGTGGCGGGCATTCGCAGCCGAGGCACTCCTTTCGGCGTCATTGACTCGCCTGAAGCCACGCTGGTGGTCGATGCCGACAAGTGGTTGCGGACTCTCTCCGATCCGGAGGCGGTGATCACCGAGTGGAACTACTTCTGCGGAAAGGTCCGCCAGTTCTATGCCTACAATCCGGGCCGCCAGCTGCCGATGCACCACGACTTTTATGCAGCCGGTGGCGTGTCGACCTACCCGCAGTCGTATGACCTCACCGACGAGATCACCAACTCGCTCAACCTGAAGTCATCCGCCTACGCGCTGACGCTCCACGAATACGGCCACATCTGCGACTCGGATAATTTGCTGTTCAACGGCTTCGGCGAAACGAACCCGAACCTCGGCGGCAAGTGGCTCCAACAGACCGAGCGCAACTATGCGTGGAAGCAGTGCCTGGCTGTCGGCCGGGTCAATCGCTACCTCACCGTGGCGAGCGATCCCGACCTCTGGACCGAGGAGGCCCACCATGCGGTGGATGTGAAAGTGGTTCCCTTTGACATCCTTTCCGCCCAATTCGGCCCGGCTCTTCTCAAGGACACCGTGGCGGCAATGACGGCCTTGTCGCCGATCTCGACCAGCCAGGGGAAGATCGACGAATGGGTCCGCCAGCTCAGCAATCGCACGGGCTATGACATGACCACGTTTTTCGAGGCCTGGCTCTTGCCCGTGTCAGCGTCGGTGAAGACCGAGCTTTCGGGATTGCCCGATTGGATGCCGGTCGACCGGACTCCCGAGTCGCTCACGCTGGCGCAGGACACGACGGTCACCTTTGAGAATCCTGGCAGCAACGACTTCAGCTACGACGGCGGACTGAACCTGACCGCGGTTTCGCAGCCGGCTCACGGCGTGGTCGCGAACCTTGGCAATGGCAGCTACACCTATACGCCTGCTGCCGGCTACACCGGCTCCGATAGCTTCACCTACACGGTGACGAATGCCACCGGCAATGCGTTCGTTACCACGATCCCGGTGAAGGTCGTCGCCGCGGCGAATGATCCGAAACTGGTTGCCTTCGATGGCGTGGCGGATGGTTCCAACTGGACCCTGGTGCAGCTCGACAAAACCTACACCTCGATGGTCGTGGTCGCACAGCCGCTGGCCGGTGCCGGTGCGCCGCCGCTTGCCAGCCGCATTCGAAATGCCAGCGGCTCGTCCTTCGAGATCCGCCTGGATCGTCTGGATGGATCCGCCACACCGGTGGGACCCACTGGTGTGCGATACCTCGTCGTGGAAGCTGGGGTGTATAACCAGGCTACCCATGGCATCAAGATGGAGGCGGTGAAGTATACCTCAACCGTGACCGACCGCGGAGGATCCTTCACCGGCACCACCCGAGACTTCGCCTACACGGGCTACGACCACTACTTTATCCCCGCGGTCTTCGGCCAGGTGATGACCAGCAATGATGCTTCATGGTCGGCCTTCTGGTATCAGGCGACCGACAATCGCCTCACGCTCGGCAAGCATGTCGGTGAAGACCCGAATACGACCCGAGCCAATGAAACGGTCGGCTACATCGTGATGGAGTCGGGTTCCTATCAGTTCGGCAATTATCAGATCCAGGTGGGTGGGCTCGGCTTCGATTCCTACGCCGGCCTCGGATCGCTCAGCGACAGCAGTGCCAGCCACAGCTTCCCGCGCTTTCCCACCATCCATTCGGCGCAGCTCAGTGCCGACATGTCGGTCCCGTGGGGCGGCACCGATGCCGGGAAGGACGGCTACGTCGCGATGCAGACAGTGGTCGGCGGGAATTCATTGGGCGGTTACCTGACCGAGGACTCGCTCGGCGATGCCGAGAAGACGACTGGCGAAAAAGGCGGTGCTTATCTGCTCGCGCATCGCACCGGCGGCGTGCCCTTCGCGAAGGCGGATCAAGGCCGGGCGATCTCCGGCACCTCGTCCTTGCTCGATGTGCTGGGCAATGACTCGGTGACCGGCAATCCCGTGGTGAATATCACGCAGCCGGCACATGGCGCGGTCGTGATTCACACCGATGGCAAGCTGATCTACACGCCCACTGCCGGCTACACCGGTCCGGACGCATTCAGCTACACCATCACCAGCGGATCTAACACCGCGACCGCGCCGGTCTCCCTGCAGGTGATCGCAAGCACAGCGGTGCAGGCGGGTGTCACGGCGGATCGTTTCAACAACATCACCGGGGGCTCGGTCTCGAACCTGACCAGCAGCGCGAACTATCCGAACAGTCCAAGCACGCGGACCGTCTGGACTTCGGTGAATTCCGGCCAGAACGTCGGCGACAATCTCGGCCACCGCATCTACGGCGTGGTCGTGGCGCCGACCACCGGCAACTACACGTTCTGGATCGCCAGCGATGACTCCAGCCAGTTCTCGCTAAGCACCGATACCGACCCCGCGAATGCGGTGATCAGCGCCAGCGTGAACGGATGGACGAACTATCAGGGCTGGGACGAGAATGCGTCGCAGATGACCGCGGTGAAATCACTGATCGGTGGCCGCGCTTACTACTACGAGATCCTGCACAAGGAGGGCGGCGGTGGCGATCACGTCTCGGTTGCGTGGCAAGGCCCCGGCTTCGCCCGCAAGGTGCTGGCCACGCCAGACATCTACACTGCCGGTGAAAACGCTCCGACACTGGTCGCGGCTCCGGCCAACCAGAGCATGAACGAGAACGCGGCTCCGCTGGTGCTCAATGTCGGCGGCGTCTTCGTCAGCAGCGATCCCGGCGATCCGCTCACGCTCGCCGTCCATGCGAACAACAAGCCGACCCTCGTAGGCACCACGCTCAATGGCAGCCAGCTCACGCTCACGCGTCTCGGCTTCGAGACCGGCACGGCGACCATCACCTTGCGCGGCACCGATCGCACCAACACGCTGGTCACCGCCAGCTTCACGGTGACGATCAATGACAATTTCCCGGACTCGGATGGCGATGGCCTGACTGATTCGTGGGAAGTCACCAACTTCGGCAGCGTGGGTGCCCAATCTGGCAGCGGCGATCCGGATGGCGATGGCTTGAGCAACGCCGGCGAACTCGCCGCAGGGACCAACCCCAACAATGTCGACAGCGACGGCGATACCTTCCGCGATGGCTTCGAAGCCGCCGCCGGTTCGAATCCGAATTCCAACAGCTCTACGCCGCAAGGGCTCTATGCAGGCCTTGCTTCCTGGTGGCGTCTCAATGAAACCACTGGCAGCACGGCGGCGGATGTGGCGGGAGCACACACCGGCACCGTCAGCGGCGCGGCGTGGGCCACCGGCATTTCCGGCAATGCGCTGAACTTCGATGGCATCGACGACGGTGTGCTCCCCGGCACTGCCGCGGCCCTCACCGGCAGCGGCAACTTCTCGGTGTCGGCTTGGGTCAAGATCAACCCCGCTTCACCGCTGGGCACTGTCATCGAGCAGCGTGATCCTACCGGTTACGTCGGCGAGTATGCTCTCAATGTGAACGCCAGCGGCACGGTGAACTTCATGGTCTACGGCTCCGGTGGCTATCAGTTCGACCTGACGACCACGGGCACGGTCAATGACGGCCAATGGCACCATGTCTCGGGCGTCCGCAACGGGACCTCGGGGAAGGTTTACATCGATGGCGTCGAGGCGGCGTCGGGCACCGGCACGCTTCAGGCCCTGCAATCCTTCGCGGTTTCCATCGGCTACGACAACCGCGACAACAACAAGCGCTTCAAGGGCTTGATCGATGACGTTCGCATCTACACGCGTGCCTTGTCGGCCACTGAGGTCAGCGGGCTGCGTGACGCGCTGGTCCCGTTGCCTCTGCCGTGGAGCGATAGCGATGTTGGCACCGGTATCACCGCTGGCTCGGGCACCTATGCGTCCGGGACTGGCACTTACACGTTGTCTGGGGCAGGTGCTCTTGGCAGCGGCTTCCTCGCCAGCCAGAATGATGCCTTCAACTACGTGTGGCAGACGCTGAGCGGGGATGGCGAGATCATCGCCAAGATCAGCTCCTTGCAGGACACCAACACCGATTCGCGGATTGGCGTGATGATTCGCGACACGCTGGCGACGAATTCGCGCCATGTCTTCATGGGCATGACGGACGACAACGACTACCGCTGGGTCCGCCGCACGACGGCTGGTGGCACCACATCGACGACCAACAGCAGCACCGGCACGGTGCCGAATACCTGGGTCCGTCTCACCCGCGTCGGCACCACCATCACCGCCTACAAGAGCACCAATGGCACAAGCTGGACACAGGTGGGCAGCCTGAGTGCGAGCTTCGCCACCAATTGCTACATCGGTCTGGTGGTCGCCAGTGGCAGCGCCACGGGGCTGAATACGTCACAATTCAGCAACGTTAGTGTAACTCCATGA